The nucleotide sequence cagACCCCAAATACCCTCAGGGGACCCCAAATACCCTCAGgggaccccaaatacccccaggGGACCCCACAGCTCGCTGCCCACGAAGgaaaagcccccccaaaaccccttccCCCGGCCTCGAAAGGGGATGAGGCCCAACGGGCAGCGCCCCCCGGGGGCCAGGAGAAGCTGAAGGGGCTCCAGAGGCGctgtgagggggggggggggggggagggatcGCGGGGGCGACGGGGGCtccattggggggggggggggggcgtcacTCACCAGCGGCGCTGGGCGCGggcggctccgctccgctcgGCGTCCGCCGGGCAAAAGGGGGCAGGGAGCGGCGCGCGGGGGGTTGTGGGCGCGGCGCGAACCacgcgcggcggcggcgggggggggggggggggggggggagccgtggggaggggaggggcgaAGGAACGGGGACGCGGGGCGCGGACCGGGAAGCGCAGGGCACGGCTGAGAGCGTTTCATCGTGCGAGGTGAGGCCGGGGATGCCaagcggggagggaggggaaaaaagcgaggtgcctccccccccctcccccctcgCGGTGCGATTGGTACAGCCCAGAAGCACGGCGGGGATAGCGGGGAAGAGTCCAACagcgcggcggggagggggggggagagagggagggaaggggagagggggggaaggggggggggggagagagggagcgCGCATGCGCTCTAGGCGCCGGCCGGCTCGGGGCTGGGAGCGGAGACAAaggcgcccccccccgcccctccccccctccccgcttaTAACGCGCCCCatggcggcgggggcggctgcgagcccgggggggggacggagccgggcagggggcttggggggggggcaaggggccaagagggtggggttgggggctcgggggggcgaGAAGGCTCcgaggggggcggcggcggcgatggCGGGGGgtcggcggggggggggaggcggcgggagggggggcgtggggggggtgGTGTCGGTGAAGATGGCGCTGAGGCGGGCGTACTCCATCAAGGACAAGCTGCAAGCCATCGAGCGGGTGAAGAAGGGCGAGCGGCAGGCGTCGGTGTGCCGGGCTTtcggggtgccgggggggacGCTGCGGGGTTGGCTGAAGGACGAGGCGAAGCTGCGCTGGttcctggagcagctggggggggaggtgggcaCCCAACGCAAGAAGATGAGGTTGGCCAACGAGGAAGAGATCGACCGTGCCGTCTACGCTTGGTTCCTCGCCCTCCGGCAGCACGGCGTCCCCCTCTCCGGGCCCCTCATCCAAGCCCAAGCCGAGGCTTTCGCCCGCCAGATCTACGGCCCCGAGTGCACCTTCAAGGCCAGCCACGGCTGGTTCTGGCGCTGGCAGAAGCGCCACGGCATCTCCAGCCAACGCATCTACGGCGAGGgcggcctccccgccgccgccgccgccgagcacGAGCgggcgcccgccgcccgccccgagcccccgccgCCGACCCCGGCCACCGACGCCGGGGGTTACGGCGATGAGCAGATCTACAACGCCAACGTCACCGGGCTCTACTGGAAGCTGCTGCCCGGGcaggcggcgcggcggcggccggctCCCCGCCAACGGGTCACCGTGTTGCTGGCCGCCAACTTGACCGGCTCCCACAAGCTGAAGCCTTTGGTGGTCGGCGGCCTCCGCGACCCCCCCAGCCTCCGCCACCACAACCAGGACAAATTCCCCGCTTGCTATCGCTACGGCCCCGAGGCCAGGTTGGGGCCGGCTCTCCTCAGGGCTTGGTTCTTCGAGGACTTCGTGCCGGGCGTCAAACGCTACCTGCGgcggagctgcctgcagcagaaggCCGTGTTGTTGCTCAGCTCCCCGACGCCGCCCGCCTGGGGAGGCCCCGAGGAGCTCCCCCAGCTTCAGACTCCCGACGGCTCCATCCGCGCCCTCTTCCTCTCCAAGGGCCCGGCCGGGAACGGCTCGGCCGGAGGGGTGGCCGAATCCCGGCCCCGCTGGAGCAAGGGGTGGTGGCCGCCTTCAAGCAGCTCTACAAACGGGAGCTGCTGCGCTTGGCCGTCTCGtgcgcggccggggggggcggcggcggcggcggcgccgggggccCCGTGGACTTCGTGCGCTCCTTTCTCCTCAAGGACATGCTCTACTTGGCCGGCCTCTCCTGGGACCTCATCCCCCCCGGCGCCATCGAgaagtgctggctgctggggctgcgcgCCGCCTTCGAGCCCCAGCCCGGGGAGGAAGAGCGAGGAGACCGGCCGGCCGGGGAGGAAGGCGGTGGGGACGGCAAAGTCTTCAGCGACCTGACCCACCTGGCCGCGTTGGCCTACAAGCGCCTGGCTCCCGAGGAGGTGGCCGACTGGCTGCACTTGGATGACACGGCCCCGGGTGCGGGGGAGGACGATGGGGATGAGGACGCCGAGGAGGAAGGCTCCGGAGGCtgtggggtggaggaggaggaggaggaggaggaagaagaagcgGTTGCCGGAGATGGGACTGGCGGAAAGGACAGTGGGGCTGGCGGGCTCGGGGAAGGGGGCCCCCCGTTGCTGCCCACGGCCCGGGAAGCCATCAGGGGGCTGGAGACGGCGCTGCGCTGGCTGGAGGGCCAGGACCCGCGGCAAGTGGGGCCGCTGAAGCTGGTGCAGCTCCGCTCCCTCATCAGCATGGCCCAGCGGCTGCACCGCGCCCGCAGCCCCGATCCCTAGGGCAGGGCGGCCGGCCACCCGTCGGCTACCGACCGCCTCGCCCCCCCGGGGAcacccgtggggctggggacacccgcggggctggggacaccccgtttgtcctggcagggctggcagcggAGGTGCCAGCTCCCCTCCGGCACGGGCAGTTCAGGAGGCCCAGACCCCCGTGGGTTACCGTGgctgaagtgtgtgtgtggggggggagtCACATTTTAGGGCTAACGGGGTTTTTTATTTGTGCGACGCCCTCCACGCGTCGCCTGTTCGAGGGTCGTTCCCCACCCTAAGCTCGTTTAGGaggtgctgttttttttttttaatcccgTGAGGCTGAGCAGGACGGGTCCTGGGTAATCGGGGCAccacggggatggggagggtGGCGTCCGTGCTGCCCCCGTGGGGAAGCAGGGTGACGGAGAGACCCCCCTGAGGAGCCGGCACCGTGGGGCAAGCTGCATTTCCACGCCGTAATTCCCCACCTCTCGGAGCACGCAGCTGTGTGATTGGGACGTTTCCTACCCCACAGCGGCGTCGAAGACGGATGCGCTGGGTTGTGGCCAAGGTCTTCGAGGAAaggggatgggatttggggaggaCAGATCCTGCAGGGAGGCGATGCGGGTGTAGGATCCGTATCGCCTCGGTGTCCTCACATCTTCAAGCGGACGGCGGGACCGCTCCCGGGGTGCTGCCCTAAAGGGGATGGTGACGCCCCTTCCGCTGCCAAAACGGTTTCCTGTGAAACCGGGGAGATTTGGGGCTGCTGTAAGACGACTTTCGTCGTGCACTGGATTGGGacggggacgcggggggggggattaCCGGCAAGCTGCAGATCCCCCGGTGAGGGTCGCCAGCAGCCCTCCCGTGACAGCACGGCAGCACCCGGACCCACGGAGACCTGCTGAACGCGTCCCGTCGTCCCAGCGCCCTCGTGAAACCAAGTTTTGGGGTCCAGGCTCCTGTTTTGCCCCGTGTCTTGTGTGAGGTGGGAGCAGGGGCGGCTCCCGGAGCTGTCGTGAAATACCGGGGGCATCGGATGTGAATTAAGCAGCTCTTTCCTCGACCCGATGTTGATAAAATTTTAGCCTACTTAGCCAAATTAttgaaaaaaggagaaaaaaaaaaatcattcaagcCGACGTGCCCTGTGTCAGCAGGCGGGATGGGTGTTTTTTACTTGTCGGGTCTTTGTCTCATGATTTCAGAGTTTACGGAGATTAAACGGATTTTTATTCCCGCTCTGAGGTTGTCTTTTGTAACTGGTCCCTCGGAGCTGCCGCTCCGCCGTGTCCCTGGCGCTCCCGAGCACGGCTCGCCCGGTGCCCAAAACGCCGCGTCTGTCCCCAAAACGCTCCAAGCTgggctcagcctcttcttccgAGCCCTGTTCGCAAGTACAATCCCATCGGCTGAGACCGAGAACTAATAAAAGTGGATGTAGTGGCCTTTAAACCCTATTTTCTCCTCCAGATGGATGCAGAGCTTCGAAGAACGCGGCGTCAAACGGGGATTTTGCGTCGTTGGCATCGAGCGCTTAACGTGCTGCTCCCTCAATTCCCCGTCGGTCTCATCTCTCAGCAAGAAGCAGCATGCAAAATCGGGGTTTGGAGCTGGCGTTTGTCCTTTCCTGTCCCCAAACTGCTGCGGAACCAAGGTCGATATTCGGACTACGGGAGAAATAaactctttttcctcttcagaccCAGCCAGCCTCCCAGTTTCAGCCGCTGCCGGGCTCCGAGCCAGCACGTTGCGTAGAGCCCGACCCGTTTTGTGCTCCCCCCTtccagctttgcatcctaaaACATCCTAAAACCTGAGCTGTGGCTGACTTCGAGCACCcagctgggagggaactggtGGAGGACGGGCTGTGTTTCCCTCCACTGGCAAAGCCAGCAAGGTAGTGGCAATAATTTAcctgctatatatatatatatattttaattaatgtaatttaaaccATTTTTGTGCGACTTAGCAGAACGATgaaggctgctgcctgctggtaGGCAACCCCGGCAAGGACCAGTGAAGCGGAGGGGACGATTTGGGAAAATTAAGCTATTTTTTGGGCTCGTGCCGCTATTGCCCAGGGAAGAAGGGGCGCAGCCGCCTCTCGCATCTCCCCGGGCTTGGTGCCGCCAGCGGTGTCACCGCCGTCTGCTGCTCCCCCCGGGGACGGATCAAAGCAGCAGGAGCCGGAGggggtgctcagcacctgggTGTTTCGCCAGGAAGGCGCCTTTCATCTTCAAAGCATCCCCCAAACCTCCCGCTAATTGCATCCGGAGGAGAAGGGAGCTTCATCGGGGCTTGCGAAGCGATCGGATCCTCACCCAAGCGGCGTGCCCACATGTAACCAAGAACCGGGCGCCGCGGCTCAGGATCAGCTCCGGCCCCACCAAAGCTGCAAGAGGGGAGGGTCAGGttgggggttagggaaaggttctgcacccagagggtggtggggcgctgggacaggctccccagggccgTGGCCATGAccccgagcctgctggagttcgAGAAGGATTTGGACAATCGCCCTCAGACACGgggtctggtttttgggtggcCCTTGGTGCAGCCGGTTGGACGTGACGAGTCCTCATAGGTCGTAACTTgagatattctgtgattttaggATTCATCCTGGCCCTGCTCCCCGAAAGccatgtccccgtccctgtctCAGTGCCACGCGTGCCAGCAGCCATCCCGGCACGCAGCCGGCGTGGCgtcaccaccaggcagcacttctgtgccgCGCGGGCGCCGCAGCACTGGCACAGCCTGCCCGGGGCGGGCGCTGGGGTCTCCCCCTTGGAGATCCCCTAAAAATTGCttggacgtggggctgggcaccagcCGGGGACTGGACCCGATGGCCCCAGAGGTGCCACCCACCCTCAGCCGCTCCGATTCTGCCATCCCTGATGTCCCAGCGCCTCAGAGCGGCACAAACCCCACTGCTGTCGCCTCCCCGAGGAAAAAAAGGCACCGAAGGGACCAGAAAGAGCCAAGCCTTGCCTCCGTGCTGCCCACCTTTATTGGGTCCCAGCCCCGCAGCGGTGGCCAGCCACGCGGGCACCCCCGGCCAGGTTCTCCCGAGGGCTCGAGGTCCCCGCAGGGCTTTGGTCTGGGGGTTCGCCACGGCCGGAGGacgagaagcagcagcagctctggtcCCTGGCGCCagggggggacgggacgggacggagGTGGCCGTCCCTGACCCGTCCCCTAGTCCTCGCCCACGTCGCGGGCTCGCTGGGTGGCAGCCTCCACGGCGCTCATGACGGTGGCGCGCAGCGCGCCCTTCTCCAGCTGGTGCAGCGCGTGGATGGTGGTGCCGCCGGGCGTGCAGACGTCCCCGCGCAGCTTGGCCGGGTGCTCCCCCGTCTCCAGCATCACCTTCGCCGCGCCCTGAGGGTGCGCGGGGCGGCTCAGGGCCggaggggggggccggggggggtgaGGAGCAAAGGAAGGGGTCTACGTTCCCACCTCCTCCCGACCTCCGTTTCGCCCGGGGGACCGCAGCATCCTCCCGCCTCCCCCCAGCTTTCCGGGGGGGACAAGGTGCTGAAGCACCGGAGGAGCCGGTGACATCGAGAGCTTGCGCCGAGCCCGGCAGGCGCCGCAGAGCCGGGGCACCgcgggggaggaggaggaggaggacgcggggagccccccaggagccccccgcgAGCGACGGCACCGACTCACCAGCAGCGTCTGGGCCGCGATCCTGCTGGCCAAGGCACCCGGCATCCCCATCTTCACGGCCCCCTCGGCCAGGGCTTCAGCAAACAGGTACACCTGGGGAAGGCAAAGCACccaaggggagaaaaggggtggggggggggggggggccccgacCCTACGAGGAGCGGGGTCTCCGCCGCCGCTGAGCGCGGTGCGGCGGCGGCGCTTACGTAGGCGACCCCGCTGCCGCTGAGGCCGGTGTGGATGTCGATGTAGGACTCGGGCACCTCCTCGCAGAGCCCGCAGGAGGTCAGGAGGTTCCGGAGGAGGGCGGCGTCCTCGTCgctggccccgctgccccgggcGAACACCATGGCCCCCGCCTGCACCACGCACGGCAGGTTGGGCATGAGCCGCAGCACCTTGGTCCCGgcggggagcagctggggaagagaCGGGCACGGGAGGGGGGTGTCagcgttttgggggggggtcctgagcctCTGGGTGTCACCCGTGGGTGCCGGCGGGGGAAGGAGGTGCAGGGGGTGTCAGCTGGGTGGGGACGGAGGCGTGGGACTGGGCGCGAGGTGgtggcggggcgggggggagaaggaggaggagggagaaaaataagaaggaaggagggggaaaaacgggggaggaggaaaaagggaggaggagaaggaaaaaggaaggaggaggcaggatgagggagaaggaggaggaaaaagaaggggaaaaaggaggagaaggaaaaaggaaggaggaggcaggatgaggaagaagaggagagaaaaaaagaaaaaaggaggagaaaaaaaggaggaggtggaaaaaggggggaggaggcggaaaaaaaaaaaaaaaaaaggagaaaaaggaggaggaggaaaaaggaaggaagaggcaggatgaggaagaagaggagagaaaaaaagaaaaaaggaggaggaaaagggaaggaggaggaaaaagggaaggaggaggaaaaagggaaggaggaggaaaaaggggaggaggaggggggaaaaaaacaaaaaaaggaggagaaaaaggaggaggaaaaacgaaggaggaggcaggatgaggaagaagagcagagaaaaaagaaaaaaggaggaggaaaagggaaggaggaggaaaaagggaaggaggaggaggaaaaaggggaggaggaggaggaaaaaggggaggaggaggaggaaaaaggggaggaggaggaggaaaaaggggaggaggaggaggaaaaaggggaggaggaggaggaaaaaggggaggaggaggaggaaaaaggggaggaggaggggggaaaaaaaacaaaaaaaggaggagaaaaaggaggaggaggaaaaaggaaggaggaggcaggatgaggaagaagagc is from Anser cygnoides isolate HZ-2024a breed goose chromosome 2, Taihu_goose_T2T_genome, whole genome shotgun sequence and encodes:
- the TIGD5 gene encoding LOW QUALITY PROTEIN: tigger transposable element-derived protein 5 (The sequence of the model RefSeq protein was modified relative to this genomic sequence to represent the inferred CDS: deleted 2 bases in 1 codon), which encodes MAGGRRGGGGGGRGGVGGVVSVKMALRRAYSIKDKLQAIERVKKGERQASVCRAFGVPGGTLRGWLKDEAKLRWFLEQLGGEVGTQRKKMRLANEEEIDRAVYAWFLALRQHGVPLSGPLIQAQAEAFARQIYGPECTFKASHGWFWRWQKRHGISSQRIYGEGGLPAAAAAEHERAPAARPEPPPPTPATDAGGYGDEQIYNANVTGLYWKLLPGQAARRRPAPRQRVTVLLAANLTGSHKLKPLVVGGLRDPPSLRHHNQDKFPACYRYGPEARLGPALLRAWFFEDFVPGVKRYLRRSCLQQKAVLLLSSPTPPAWGGPEELPQLQTPDGSIRALFLSKGPAERLGRRGGRIPAPLEQGVVAAFKQLYKRELLRLAVSCAAGGGGGGGGAGGPVDFVRSFLLKDMLYLAGLSWDLIPPGAIEKCWLLGLRAAFEPQPGEEERGDRPAGEEGGGDGKVFSDLTHLAALAYKRLAPEEVADWLHLDDTAPGAGEDDGDEDAEEEGSGGCGVEEEEEEEEEEAVAGDGTGGKDSGAGGLGEGGPPLLPTAREAIRGLETALRWLEGQDPRQVGPLKLVQLRSLISMAQRLHRARSPDP
- the PYCR3 gene encoding pyrroline-5-carboxylate reductase 3 isoform X2, whose amino-acid sequence is MEAAELRVGFVGAGRMAGGMARGLLRAGKVPAGSILASAPSDRNLDAWREIRPAVGPHHVVVSLAAGVTLQKLQRLLPAGTKVLRLMPNLPCVVQAGAMVFARGSGASDEDAALLRNLLTSCGLCEEVPESYIDIHTGLSGSGVAYVYLFAEALAEGAVKMGMPGALASRIAAQTLLGAAKVMLETGEHPAKLRGDVCTPGGTTIHALHQLEKGALRATVMSAVEAATQRARDVGED
- the PYCR3 gene encoding pyrroline-5-carboxylate reductase 3 isoform X1 translates to MEAAELRVGFVGAGRMAGGMARGLLRAGKVPAGSILASAPSDRNLDAWRDLGCRTTRCNLEVLQDCTLVFLATKPHVLPGVLQEIRPAVGPHHVVVSLAAGVTLQKLQRLLPAGTKVLRLMPNLPCVVQAGAMVFARGSGASDEDAALLRNLLTSCGLCEEVPESYIDIHTGLSGSGVAYVYLFAEALAEGAVKMGMPGALASRIAAQTLLGAAKVMLETGEHPAKLRGDVCTPGGTTIHALHQLEKGALRATVMSAVEAATQRARDVGED